TATTCATCCTCACTGCATACTCTCTGAGCTTTTCTGCCTCAAGCTCCTCCCTGAATGCCTTAGCAACCTCAAGTATTCCCCCACAATATCTCGGCTTATCTAAGCAGTCGATTACGGTTTTTTCTCTGTCTGTTATGGGAACTTGAAACTCCTCAATCCATGTCTTTTCAATACCGAAGTATTTCTCGAGCTTTATTCTGACGATTTTGTATCTAACCCCAAAAATTCTGAGGTCTTGTTTTTTCTTTCTTGCTGTCGTCTGGATGAATACAGTGTTGGGTATTTGTTCGGTAAAGCCGTGATAGTTGAGAGCTGACCAATAGGCTATAGTGGAAGGCTTTACAAGCAGAGAACCTATTATGAATTCATGAAGCGTGTATTCTCCTTTTTCTGCTCCCAAAGGAATTACAATGTATTTTCCCTTTTCAATTCTCTCAATCCAGCCT
This genomic stretch from Caldisericia bacterium harbors:
- a CDS encoding type IV toxin-antitoxin system AbiEi family antitoxin domain-containing protein, encoding MRIEMLNKLARKRIFTIEEAVKITGIDKNILKVLLSRLEKKGWIERIEKGKYIVIPLGAEKGEYTLHEFIIGSLLVKPSTIAYWSALNYHGFTEQIPNTVFIQTTARKKKQDLRIFGVRYKIVRIKLEKYFGIEKTWIEEFQVPITDREKTVIDCLDKPRYCGGILEVAKAFREELEAEKLREYAVRMNNSAVIRRLGYLCDYFGVDIGLPKLKTRNYILLDPTMPREGHVDSKWKIIVNVELEGLE